In Drechmeria coniospora strain ARSEF 6962 chromosome 03, whole genome shotgun sequence, the DNA window TGAGCTCGCCCGGTATTATTCCAAaatgcaggtacagtacatgtacagtatttgtaCTCTATACAGaacatgtactctgcacatgtacacttatTACACTGTACAGCCCTTTTCCCGTAGTACCTCGTACAaggagtactgtaccaaCGAGTGTTCGGGTGCATTACTGTagtagtacaagtaggtttaagtagttgtacttacatgtaggaagtacggagtactcaagtacattGACTTCTATCCAGTACCTATAAATGCaagtgcacggagtacagtacagtcagtCTCCTAGGTAGACTTAAgcgcaagtacgtacagtacgtacagtacatgtactggtacacTCTCAGTACGAGTGCCTGAAAGAAAACAGCAGAAGCCCCAGGGGTGTCTCAGGCGCCAAGCCTGTTGTGACAGTGCCCCTCACAAACCATGGCGGGGCATTTCTTCCGCATCATTGACCGGGCGGGCTACTGCGGTCTGCGGCGGGCGTTAGTaggggtacttgtacgtatgAAGCGTACGGCGTAAAGCGAACGAGGTTGGATCACGAGGCTGGCCACTCGCAAAGATTTTGCTCCTCATACTTTACAATTCGTCCGCTCCCGACAGCCCATCCTTCGCCGCTGCAACCCTCGAGCGTGTAGAGCGTCCAAGCGTTGTGTTTGATCGTACCCGGCGCGCAGGTTGGGTCGCCTGATTTTCCGGTTCGTCCCGACTCGTACAGACGCCCGACAAAGCCGACCGACGGACCATCCTTCCGTCGATCCCCTGTTCATCAACCGGACGAGCCAAACCAATCGTCATCGTACGCCCCGTCGGCCGCAATATCgcatctgctgctgctgggagACGCCGTCAAAGTTCAAGCTCATCCTGCGCCGGCCCATCTTCGGCACCGCACCTTATGCCAGGCGTGTTGGACGTGGTCGTCGATCCACGCACAATCCATCGATTCGCCATGGACAAGATCACGGAAAAAATCGCCGCCCTGCCGGCGGACGCGGAGTACTTTTCGCTCGAATTCTTCCCCCCCAAGACGGCCATGGGCTTTGCCAACCTGCGGCATCGCCTGGAAAGGATGGAGCAGGCGTTGAGGCCCCTTTTCGTCAACGTCACCTGGGGCGCGGgcggctcgacgtcgaccaagtcgctcgagctggccgagctgTGCcagcgcgagctcggcctcacGACGTGCCTTCACCTTACCTGCACCAACATGAGCCGTCGTCTCATCGacaaggcgctcgaggacgcAAAGGTTCTCGGCATCCGCaacatcctcgccctccgaGGAGACCCCCCGCGCAGGGACGAGTAtcgcgacgccgacgccgacgccgactcggATGGTCTCTCGGACGAATTCAACTGGGCCATCGACCTCGTTCGCTACATCCGTGCCAAGTACGGCGACTACTTCtgcatcggcgtcgccgcctacCCCGAAggccacgccgacgagagccACCCGCTCGGCCAGAGTTTCGAAGACGACATCCCTTCCCTCCTCGACAAGGTtcgagccggagccgacTTCATCATGACCCAGCTCTTCTTCGACATCGAAGCCTACGCAAAGTTCGAGACGACGCTGCGAGACCACCTCGAGGGTGCCTTCAAGGACATACCCATCATCCCAGGTCTCATGCCCATCCAGAGCTTCCAGATGATCAGGCGAACGACGAAGCTCAGCCACGCCAAGATGCCCGAGCCGATTCTCGAGCGCCTGAGCGCCGTCAAGGGAGACGATGAGCAAGTCAAgctggtcggcgtcgacgtcatcaCGGAGCTCATCCAGCAGATTCGGACGATCAAGAGGAGCCCAACCTGCCGCCGGGGCTTCCACTTCTACACCTTGAACCTGGAAAAGGCCGTCTCCTTCATCGTCGAAAGGACCGGGCTCATCCCGCCGTGCTCCGAATCCGAATCCGAatccgacgaggccgtcttggacgagtcgaagccgccgacgcccaggATTCAGGTGAACGGCGACGTCCCGCCCCGGACGAGTAGCCATTCGCGCACCTCTCGGAGACCCTCGGTCGGCTCCGATCCTCACAACAgggtcatcgtcggcgaccgACGACCGACGCTGCCGGAATGGGAGACGTCCAGCCTCGAAGCCGCCATTCCCGCCGGACTCTTCAACTCTCGCTCCAACACGTTGGCCATTTCAGAGGGCGaaggcgtcctcggccgcgaggcgACGTGGGACGATTTCCCCAACGGCCGCTTCGGTGACGCCCGATCTCCTGCCTACGGCGAGATTGACGGATACGGCGTGAGCCTCCACATGTCCGTGACGCAAGCCGTGCGACTCTGGGGCCACCCCAAGACTCGGGAGGACATCGATGCCATTTTCGTCAAGCACATcaacggcgagctcgaggccattCCCtggagcgaggaggagctgatGGCGGAGTCGTCGACGATCAAGACGGAGCTCCACGCGCTGAACAGCAAGGGCTTGTGGACCGTCGCCTCGCAACCGGCCGTCAACGGCCTTCCCTCCAACGACTCGACCTTTGGTTGGGGACCCCCCCGCGGTTTCGTCTTTCAAAAGTCCTTTGTCGAGTTCTTCATCCCCTCGGCCGACTGGAAGGCACTGCGCGACCGGTTGACGAGGCccagcgtcgccgacgtAGTCTGCTTCTACGCCGCCAACGCGAGCGGCGACTTCGTGTCGTCCGACACGACGGGCGGCGTCAGCAACGCCACCGAAGCAGGCTCGAGCACCAACGCCGTCACCTGGGGCGTGTTTCCGGGCAAGGAGATCATGACGCCGaccatcgtcgaggaggtgAGCTTCAGGGCCTGGGCCGAAGAGGCGTTTGGCATCTGGGGAGAGTGGGCGAGCGTGTACGGGCGGGGATCGGAGAGCGAGAAGCTCCTGAACGACCTCCGCGACGACTGCTGGCTGGTGAACGTTATCCATCACGAGTTTGTCGAAAAGGAGGCGTTGTGGAAGCTGCTCATAGATTGAGGGAGCAAGGAGGCTGATCCCTGGGACCGGCCGAGGTCCGAGAATTCCTGGCGCCTGTCCCGGGGGCACCGTGATTATTCCATCGGCGCTGTTGGACTGAATTGATAATGAGAGAATGAACAAGACCCTGTTTGGCGCTTCATTGGTGGTGGTCGGCACTGTCCGCTCCAGCTACGTAGCCGCCACAGCTGGCAGGACTACGCTACCTCCCTCGCACGGCATGCTTGTATGGGCCGGCTCTTTCGAGATTGAAGTAGACGTGACGATGACTATACGATTCTCTCCGTTTCCATGTCGACCTTTTGGACTGCATTTATTTGCTCTCCACTCGCCTGAACTTGCCCACCAGTCCCGCCGATGTTGGGACCGATGGCGAGCTCTAGCGCGGAGGGTTCATTCACAAGTTGACAAGTCGACAATGTCAAGAAGCGCAGCGAGAGGGAAATGGCACAACCCCTTGGGCGAAAACAGGTCGTACGCGTGAACCTAACTGAGCGCTGCCGCTCGCTGCCGTTCCTCAATGCCGTACGCCCAAGCACAAGAGGTGAAGAACGGAGGATAAGAAAAAGGTATGAAAGAGGGAGTGGACTCCCGTCTGCGGCAGAACGAAAATGAAAGCAGAGGTGGCGTGATCAAGGGCAACAGCGGACGAGGGGAAACGATACGCAGGAGGTCGTGGTGATCGTGCGTGGTTGCCAGTGGTGCCTGCGAGGGAACGGGGCCCTCATCCGCGGTTCCCGGTCCCCCGTTCCACCGGCCATCGACCACTgaccatccatccattcatccgcccgtccatccgtccatccgtccgcCCATCTGCTCACTCAATCTATCAGGCAATTCTTCACCATGTAAAGCGAGCCAAGGGACAGGTGGACATGGGCTAGatctcgccatcgccgtaTTCGTCGTCCACGGTTCCCGAGTCATCGTGGTAGAGGCTCTCGCGGAAGGAGGTCATGTAGGTGTCGCTGCCGTTGGCGGCGAAGCCGGTCGGGAGAGCCGCAGGACCGGACTGGGCGGCGGACTGGGCGGCGGACTGGGCGTCAAAGGGGCCGAAGAGCGACTTGGCGGCCGTCGGTTCCTGAAGGGGAGCCGGCGACTCACTTCCCTGgcgctgggcggcggcgtcggcagcgatAGTATCGCTCGCCATCTGGGCCGCACGACGGGGCGTAgccttcttggccgaggcggccatggtCTTGGAGCGCTTGGAGGGCGTGTGCTCATCACGCCCGCTGTCGTGGCCGAAGTCGGAGttgtcgaggtcgtcgtcagAATCCTCCTTCTTGAGATAGACACGGCCGAGGGTACGCTTCTTGCGGCTGGTGCCAGTGCCGGAACTGGCTCCGCGGCGCGAAGGGGTCTGGAGCTtggacggcgtcgtggcggcgGAGCCAACGCTTCCGTTGAGGCAGTTGagcacgtcgccgcccgaAGCCTCGACCTGGCGCAGCTGGTCGGCGTCCCTCTTGATTGCGCGGAACTGGAActggatgccgtcggcggtggaCTGGCCAAAGTACTTTGCGATATCTGGAAAGCATCAACACATGTCGGACTCGGCTCTCGAAGATGCAGCAGCGACGtggcacgaggacgagaaaGGGGCTGACGGGCAAGACAAAGAGAGGATGGGGACCGGTCGACAGAGGGAAGCTCTCGCGTACTGTTCcggtcgacgtcctcgagcttGATAGGAAGCTCCTCGGACGCCGGGAGGTTCTTCGAATCGAAGCCGAGCTGGCGTCCCTCGCGAACAATGGCGGCTTGGGCGCGGAGGCGGCGAAAACGATGATTGAGCGCGTGCTCCGTCATGTCAGAACCGTAGCAAGCGGCGATTTCTGGGACGAAGGTTAGCCTTCGTCCCTAGAAAGTCGACCGCACATTCAAGGCCTGGTCCGGCCCGGTCCGGCCGGGGCCGCGAGGACCGTGGGACACAGGAGAGAGTGGGAGCAAAGCGAACGTGTGGGTGGGCGAGTGAGTGTACGTGAATGAGTGTGTATGcgggtgtaggtgtacgtgtGAGGGAGCGAGAGCTAGAGCGGGCGAGAACGATGGAATGAGAGCAAAGTTGGTGAGAGTGAGGGCGAGAGTGAGGGCGAGAGTGCGTCAAGAGCAGAGACATAATACCGTGACTAACCTTTGTAGTTCCACTTGACGTCCGGGTGGGCAGCGACGATGGCGCGAACCATGCGTGCCTGCGACTCGTACGTTTTATAATTTGCCTTGGAGTTGGCTGGCGCCATGGTCCTTTCCTATCGTatgatggcgatggtgacgatggagaGGATGGATTTTCGTTGTCTCTGCCTGCGGTAACTGGCCGTCAGCGCTCATTTCTTCGTTCTTGTTACATGGCACGTCGCAGATGAGGTTCCTCCCCACGAGATCGAGTCGTTGCATCGACCTCACTCGTGTGGATGTGAGGTATGGGTGTGCCAGGGCAGAAGAGGAGATGGCATGCGCACATGCAGCGAGACGGATGGCTATGCTCATTCACTCACCGCTATCGGAACGGAGGCGATCCGATGGCACTACCCCTCACAGGATGCAGGAAAGGCGAGACTGAATTTTAAATgggagaaggagagaaaATTCGGCAGCTGTGCAGCTGGCTGTCGCTATCGGTCGAGGCAACGGGAACAAGTGCACGAGCTTGCGGCCTATCGGGACTTTGACCAGGCCAGACAGGGACGGTCGTTTTGACGCAGAGAGTACTGTTAAGGAAGGGGGGAGAGTGACGGTGAGAGAAAGAAAGAGAAAGAAGGAGAGCACTCGAGAAGGAGATGACAAGGGCAAGTATGGAGAGGCAAACAAGAACGATGGTGATGGCCAGCATCTGCAGTCACGGCAAGGCTGGGGAGGGAAGGcgatgggggggggggagaaaAAACCAAGAGTCAAAATACAACTTCGGTTTGCATGAAAAAATGAATAGTAATCGTGCGAGGAAGTGGACAAGAAGAGGCAACATATAGCAAAACGACGTACGATGAAGTCAGCAAGGCAGCAATGGCCTGCTGGATCTGTCGGTGTCGTCTCCCGTTGTGAAGTGTCCAAAGGCCGGCTATGAGGTACGAACTGTTGCGTTATTCAGAGTTGAGCGTTGCTTCGAGCCATTGCGAGTTCAAAGATGAGGGTCGAGAGCCGAGAGTCGAGAGCCGAGGGCTGGGAGAGGTGCAGGAACAGGCCAGCAAGCGAATCGAGTTGGTGATCAGGTCAGCAAATGGCGTGGTTGCGCGGCAACGATGGATCCAacgccgaccgaggcacggCAAGCCGCAGAAAGAAGTCGATAGCGGAGGAAGAAGGTAAGGGAACAGAGTGGAAGACGAAGAGAGGCGTATAGGGGAGGAAAGAGGTTGTCGGCTATGAGGCTATTCCCATGTCGTCCCATGTCTGGGCTGAGGAGCACTTTGCGGTGTTGCGAGTTGGGGGCATTGCGCTGGCTTTCTCCGCACTGTGCAGCGTACTATACTTGTAGTGAAAGCTGTGACGAGGAGCTAAGTGGTACATGTGCTGGACATGTAATTCCGCACAGTACCAATGGCAGCTACAGCACAGTGTTACTTGTGTAGGTGTGCGTACGAGTACACTTCACACTcggcacatgcaagtactgtacaacaattacctacttacagtaggtacttacagacagtacttaagtaagtacagagtatacggagtacatttgCTTGAGGTATTTCCACTgtgcggtacatgtactctacACCCAAGTAGACATGGAGGAacgtgcacaagtacatgggcATCTGCGTATCCCAGCCAGTTCCGTCATGTACACTTTCACTTGCGTACAGTTATTGCATGCAGAGTCGATATGTACAgtagcatgtacttgcacagtacggagtacggcgtacttgtGCCGTAGTTCGTACCTGTTCGTGGTAGTGAGCTTGGCCCACCTACCCACCTACAACCCCCCCGCAGGTTCCAGTAACTTAGTACAGTGCTACGCAGATGGTacactgtacacctacagtacttccaTGGCAACATCTCCATGGAATCACCAACAAACTGCCTACCGTGGCAGTAGCATCATGGACATGCCCTTGACCTTCCTCGACTCGACTTTCTGCGTGGTATGCGTGATTGCCACGCGATGGCGTCATGGCCTTTGGTGAGTGAATGAAACGGTGCGTGCGCGGGACAGACATGCTTCTTGACACGGACAGGCGACTCTGGTCAGATTGCGTATCCGATCCCCGCATGCTTCTATACAAGGCACCgccccgacggcgatgaaAATCGAGTTGGACATGACGCAAGCCCATCTTCGCTTCcccggtcctcgtcgtcgccacctgTCGCCGCACAAGCGTGCTCGTCTGCGTGGCGAGCGATGAGGCATCGATGGCGCGCTTGCCTGCATCGCCCTCGGGAGACTTTTATTCCGCCTCCCCTCCCGCGCCGGCAGGTGGTTGGCTGGGCAGTACAATTTGCAGCAcgagtcggccgacgacttgCCTTAGATGTGGTTGCTGAAGATGCCgttgctcgcctcggccattTCCAATATCGGCGGGTATCCACGATAGATGGGATCAAGATCACATTGTTCCTAGATTGCATGGACCATTAGACGAGGCGATGAAAGGCAAAGAAAGCTGCCACCGGCCGTACCTGGTCGAATGTTTCCTATTCCCCAGCGTGTCAGCATAAGCGTTCCGGATGGCGGTTGGGGGCAGGAAACAAGTACAGGCATGCATGGCCCAGACCTATGTTCGCTCGTGGCTACCATGGCAGCATACGCATTAGCAACCCTTTCGACGACTGGTGCAATGACGGATGGAGCGAGGTAGCCGGCTCCATGGCAGCCGTCGGTCGACTTACTGTTCACTCGGACAAGCCACTCATGCCACTCCCACCTTTCCGTCCAGATGGAATTCAACACTTTGCCATCGTGCTCTCGTAGAAGTGCGTTCTTGGGAGGAAACCAGCTTGTGCAATCGTCGCAAGGCGCTTCCAACTCGTTTCTCAAGATTTGGCCCGACTGAACGTGATGGATCTCCAAAACGATGCCTAGAAGGTAGAAGATGGACAGTACGTCAGACAtgcccgccggcgccaaACACACGGCAGGATGGATAGCCTACCCTCGATTAGGTACGAGTTGCCCTTTAAATGGACTTGGTCGTTGAGCATCTGCAATATCTGGAATTGTGAAAAGTCTTTTACTGCCATCTTCTCTTCGCCAAACTCATCCCAGAAATTAAACTCCTGCGCAAAGGAGCTACCGCTCTGAGGCGCGTCGAAAAGTTGATGGACATGGGGGTTGCTGGGGTAAAAGGCCGTCTCGGGTCGAAAGGTGCCGTATATTTTCACCGACGTTCCAGCGTCGTCTCTCTTGGATAGCTTGACGCGCAATCCGATGCGATCGAACGTATGGGGAACGTCTTCCACCAAACGACAGAGGACAATGTCGTCGGATTCGCGGCCGCAATCCAGCTTTTTCCTCAATCCAGCTTCATATATTCTTTCGTCATCAGCACTCCAATCTCGTTTTTGACGTTGGGTCGATGGTGAAGAAGAAGTCGCTATAGTTGCTGTAATCGCCACGTTATTCATACTATTACAGCTCGAAGCAGAGCCTcattcggcctcggcattcTTCCTACCATTGACGTTGCCGCCAGGCGCAGCATGAGCACCGATAAGAGAGGTGACCAGAAGGAAAGATGGTTTCATTTTGTCGTTTCAATCGTGTTATGCTTGGTGAATGCTTGCGTTTGGCGAGCCTCGTTTGACCTTGACCAATATTCAGCACAGGCAAAAACAACCAGAGGGAGGCGACGGGGGAAATGCATCCATCGTGGGTAGATATATAAGTAGACTGGATTGGACCTGAACAGGCAAATATACAGTCCACACGGCAGAGCACACACGGGACACGCAGAAAACATGAGGGTAGCGAAGCAAAGGGGCGAGATGATGCGTTTGGGGTGAAGAGCATGATGGGACGAACTGCAATGCGCATTGTTCAGCATCTATGGGCGGGGAGGCAAGTGCGACAGCCGGCGTGGAGTCGTTCGTTGTTGGCTCCTGCTTGCTCTCATGCGCAAGGACGAAATGGTATCGGTATGGATGATACTACCAGTAGGAACTTGTACCAACGCCCCGAACTGGAGGGAATTTGGAGaacgcacaagtacaccaaGATAGCGCAATGTTGAGCCGGCACAATGCACCGATAGGTTCCGATATAATGGTGGATGGCAACGGggtcgattcactttgtgTGGTTGCGcaaccaaaattgaatcgtcacctTTGTCCAGTGACTGTACCAACTTGGCGTGCTtgcgtgtactgtaagtaatagttgtactgcttggtacggagtatattgtagtacttagttgcatgtactgtaaatacaaGTGTTAATTAAtcaggtacagtacaacgtCAGGGCCGCACTAATGGCCAAGAGGGCATCCATACATGACTCAGCATTCATCGAGTCATTGACACCAAGTGGTTATGGTGGCCCGCCGAATCTTGACCCGTCACCAGTTGCTGGTGATCATCTCAGCTCGGCGTCACTTCGCCGACAAGATTGCATACTCCAACAAGCAGACAAACTCGGCCTCTACCGTCACGCGCATGGACCGCCCTGCCCGGCACCTGGCCGTTGATTCGTCCACACGGGATACCCGCCGCTGGTCGCGACCCCAGGGCCtttgatgacgacggccatggaaCGAGCCCATGCTACCCGTGGCGCCGAGAGCTGCTCACAAAGGTGACGGATGCCGAGTCACCTCCTCGGGAACACCGCTCGACGCAACGAGCGGCACCAAAGCACCGAACCTTGGCGGTCATGTCGAGAGCAAGCGCGATTCCTCCGtacgccccccccccatgcAGCCATCGAATCGACGTGATCGGGCACGGAGCCTGCTGGCAGAGCAAAGGACGCAGCAAAGGAGGCTAGCGAGCGAGCGTCGTGGCGCAAGCCGAGCTGCACGCACGCTGCTGCAgcggcgggagcgggagcggcTTCACCCAGGCGGCACGGGTCCATGGCATTACTCGTGccgcactccgcactccgtacttgtgctcgtactcgtaagtacgtgcaagtacctgccaTGCCGAAACGGGACACGATGGTCGCTTGCAAgggtgagggggggggaCCAAACCTGGGGCCCGGATGGAGCTGCCTTGGGCCTGGATCGCCCGTTTTCCGTCGCCATCGGAGCGACCGGCGGAAGCGCCCAGacccggcagcgtcgacggcagaggagggacgagggagagggaaGGGGGGAAAGAGGAAGGAGGAAGGAGGAAAGAGAATGATTCCAAGCcgtacgaggacgacgagtaAGGGGTAGGGAAGGGGGgagctgtgctccgtacatgtgggTACGTCCGATCAGCAGGAGGAACGAGCAAACAGACGACAGGCGAACAGGCGGGAGGGTCCTCGTgtgccttgtcgtcgtcgtcgtcgtcgtgtttGCTGCCGTCACATGACGATTGCTCGCTTCCAGACGGATGGAGCACGAAGCACCGACGGATGCCATCTTCCGGGCGCCTCTCGACAGCGGCCGGGAGCCCACAGGCGCCGGCGCAGGCCTCAGCCTGGACCCTGGCGCGTGGGGAGCCATGTGGCCGTCGCTCTGCTTCCGCTTCCGGTTCTGGCGTTGGCACCGTGACGGGGAATCGTGCTGGTGCTGATGCTGTGCTGATGCGGTGCTGATGCGGACCCTCGTTGGCGGCTGAACGGACCCCAACGAGGCACGAGCCGTGACCAGCAAAGATGATCTGCCCAAGGGGCCCAAGGAGTCATTCCCTGCGGCGACCCGACCCAGCGCGTCGGGGAGCTGCGGCCCCTGTCAGGCACCTGTAGCGGAAAGGCCCCTGGTCCCCCGTCCGAGCACTCGGCTTGGGCAGACTCGCCCCTGCGTCGGGTGCCCTGTCGGGttaggtgcctagtacttgcatggtactacttgtattacttgcagccAGTCCAGTCCGtacagttctccgtacctgttgtagatgtacagtaattacctactaggtgctaggtactaggtactaaggtaggTAGTATACACCTACGACCAGCACCTATGGCAGTGTCCATGCTTgaacgagtacatgcacagcgcaagtacagcacacacATGCGTCCGAACGTGTCCTGCCAGTACGGCCAGGAAACGTTCCTGTAGGAGTGCAGAGTGCATTTCGGTGACTGCATCTGCATGCCTGCGCATCTGgactctgtacatgtaggtattTCAGCCATGATCGTTGCGTACCCGTACCTGCAACATGTGCGGCAGATCCTTGCGACAGGCGGAACAGTCGCCGAATTGTACTCGAACATGGCGAACATGGCCTCGATCCCGTCGCAGCTTGGCGCTCGGTGCAGATCCGTTGCGGCAACGGCGCGCACGAGCGCTCGAAAACAGTGGTTGGGCGAAAAGGAAGCAAGTCGCTCAGCATCATGCTGGTGAGAGTATTCAAGTTCCCAGCACTGCCCTCACAGTGCACGGCCAGTACTTTACCGCAGGGGGCACCGCCACCAACGAATGCCAAAACCTCATTCTCCTCGTGCTGGAGTGGTGAATACCtctagtactagtaggtagtaagtaggaattaattaataccCAATGCACCCGAGTACACACCAAAGTACGTCCAAGTCAGGCCCGAAGACGGAGTActccctacagtacatgtatacagGTACCTAATATGCAAGTACGccgcgcaagtacagcacttcTACATGGAAAGGGAAGACCTCACCCAGAATGACaactccgtaagtacttgcatggaccTATGGTACCTagtgcggagtactaggtaggtaggtagtctAGGACTTACTCGCGCAGCGCAGCACGAGGATACTTGCGTCTCCAAACTGTGAgaacgagtacggagtactgcactcaCACCCGTATATTATTGTGCATGGTATTTACGGTACTCGCAAGCATGtgtgcagtgctccgtacttggtgcttgaacttgctgtacggccagtaatacttgcaggtacggagtagtacggaactaaatgcaagtacttttaGTTACAGGAGCGCGTAGCAGGTAATACCAGGACAAGAAGTTGTACCGATGGCAGCAGGGTAGAGGGTAGAACCTGCACGTTGCGCACCAAGGAGGCGcaatagtacggagcacactcGCCGTACATCACAAGTATCTACCTGGTGCCTTGCACTTGATACGTGCGCGGCCATAAAACGGTAGCTGTCGCGATTGTTGAGCACGGCTGATTATGCTTTCATACGTTGGTGGGTTATTACCCGtatacctactccgtacttacctactaagttagtacttactgtgcttgAGTAAAGCAAGCACCCCgtattacatgtattacAGCAACCCAGTCGGTTGGGAAGCCAACCCCCTAatacctttagtacctttgTAGGTAGTTCGTACTTGGCACCAGGGCCATACCTAAACTAGCACTCTTgctcgtacacctacatggaCTTGTTCACTAGCCTGTACTGCGGacatgtgcaggtacttgcactgtactgtaccgtacgagtaagtcctctcctcctccatacatgtgcatgtgcaagaAATTGGCCATACCTGTacgtagtacttactgcgtACCTGCAGCGTACTAGGTATGAAagtttgtacttgtacttgtgttgGGGTGCAGCAGGTACTGCACTTTATGGCAAGTACAGCGCAACAGGTGGGCAGCAGAGTTGCACATTGCGAGACCGGGGTGCACCGTGGCTGGCCTGACTGACCCAGGCGTTGGGAAATGGATCCAGATACGGAGCACCTCCTCCCTTGTTTGCTTCATTCCCCAAGCAGGGCTTGCTGGTGCTAGCGAGGAGAAATTTCCCAATTCTCTGGGTCGGCCACCACCAACCACCAGCCATGGATGAATTTTTCTCCTCCCAACAGGCCTGTTGTCACCAACCCGTCTCGTTCACGCTCGGGTACCCTGCTGGCACACgaacttgtacagtatttacCGTACGAGTACACACGCGCAAGTAGGggtgtgtacaagtacaagaactcaagcaagtacttaagtgcttACTTACCGTCACTAGCACCTACGGTACTTACcagtacggtacaagtacgacgGCAGCTAGGGAACGGGTCGAGGTACCTTCGCACCCCATCCCTCGACGATCGTACCCGGTACCCAACGCTGGCCAAGCATCGTCGTGCGAAAgcaggtaccggtacttTATCGATGCCGGCAGCTACCTCGATCCCCGTCGACGCAGGCACTTGCacggcgtactgtacatgcctgcaagtacttacttacatgtcgAGGTCGCGCTGCCCTGCCCAgcccggcggccgagccc includes these proteins:
- a CDS encoding methylenetetrahydrofolate reductase 2 — its product is MDKITEKIAALPADAEYFSLEFFPPKTAMGFANLRHRLERMEQALRPLFVNVTWGAGGSTSTKSLELAELCQRELGLTTCLHLTCTNMSRRLIDKALEDAKVLGIRNILALRGDPPRRDEYRDADADADSDGLSDEFNWAIDLVRYIRAKYGDYFCIGVAAYPEGHADESHPLGQSFEDDIPSLLDKVRAGADFIMTQLFFDIEAYAKFETTLRDHLEGAFKDIPIIPGLMPIQSFQMIRRTTKLSHAKMPEPILERLSAVKGDDEQVKLVGVDVITELIQQIRTIKRSPTCRRGFHFYTLNLEKAVSFIVERTGLIPPCSESESESDEAVLDESKPPTPRIQVNGDVPPRTSSHSRTSRRPSVGSDPHNRVIVGDRRPTLPEWETSSLEAAIPAGLFNSRSNTLAISEGEGVLGREATWDDFPNGRFGDARSPAYGEIDGYGVSLHMSVTQAVRLWGHPKTREDIDAIFVKHINGELEAIPWSEEELMAESSTIKTELHALNSKGLWTVASQPAVNGLPSNDSTFGWGPPRGFVFQKSFVEFFIPSADWKALRDRLTRPSVADVVCFYAANASGDFVSSDTTGGVSNATEAGSSTNAVTWGVFPGKEIMTPTIVEEVSFRAWAEEAFGIWGEWASVYGRGSESEKLLNDLRDDCWLVNVIHHEFVEKEALWKLLID